The following are encoded together in the Lepidochelys kempii isolate rLepKem1 chromosome 7, rLepKem1.hap2, whole genome shotgun sequence genome:
- the SNX15 gene encoding sorting nexin-15 isoform X3 codes for MACRVKDEYQRHYTVTEPRSHPKGYTEYKVTAKFVSKTKPEDVKEITVWKRYSDFKKLHGDLSYIHRNLFRRMEEFPAFPKAQVFGRFEPEVIEERRKAAEAMLRFTVHIPALNNSPQLKEFFRVHGGGEVKRPLEACDLRILPPPLIPVPQEGTDAGDDARRSVAELGRPSLEPEGEPEPHRREQTEPQSPVPRGAVGVAGEEHNREDEGEETGDPALAAKSEEDLDLLFASVGEEEKESGSPLRGPLSDQDLALFDPFIKEEQCSASLSQGATLALGSELLPGQDIELAADALWDLQISQPAEQEAIQGLDPGGYLAVATEEITLALKREAAKDYAGALCGYRNGVDILLKGVQGDPDPARREAVKKKTAEYLHRAEELVQLHLTHLQP; via the exons ATGGCCTGCAGGGTGAAGGATGAGTACCAGCGGCATTACACGGTCACGGAGCCGAGGAGCCACCCCAAGGGCTACACCGAGTATAAAGTGACAGCCAAG TTTGTTTCGAAGACGAAACCGGAGGATGTCAAGGAG ATCACTGTCTGGAAACGGTACAGTGACTTCAAGAAGCTGCATGGGGACCTGTCCTACATCCACCGCAACCTCTTCCGGCGCATGGAGGAGTTCCCCGCCTTCCCCAAAGCCCAGGTCTTCG GCCGCTTTGAGCCCGAGGTGATCGAGGAGCGCAGGAAAGCAGCTGAGGCCATGCTGAGGTTCACGGTGCACATTCCTGCGCTGAACAACAGCCCCCAGCTCAAGGAGTTCTTCAGGGTACATGGG ggaggggaggtAAAGAGGCCCCTGGAGGCCTGTGACCTACGCATCCTGCCACCCCCTCTGATCCCAGTGCCACAGGAGGGCACAGATGCTGGGGATGATGCTCGgagatctgtggcagagctgggacgtCCGAGCCTGGAGCCTGAGGGGGAGCCAGAACCGCACCGAAGGGAGCAGACGGAGCCACAGAGCCCAGTGCCCCGGGGAGCTGTGGGAGTAGCAGGGGAGGAGCATAACAGGGAAGACGAAGGAGAGGAGACAG GGGACCCTGCACTGGCTGCTAAATCAGAGGAGGACCTGGACCTGCTCTTTGcctctgtgggggaggaggagaaggagagcgGGTCGCCTCTCCGCGGCCCCCTGTCTGACCAGGACTTGGCCCTCTTTGACCCATTCATCAAGGAAG AGCAATGCTCAGCCAGCCTTTCCCAGGGGGCCACGTTGGCCCTGGGATCAGAGCTGCTCCCCGGCCAGGACATTGAGCTGGCGGCTGATGCCCTGTGGGACCTGCAGATCTCTCAGCCTGCGGAGCAGGAGGCAATACAGGGACTGGACCCTGGAGGctacctggcagtggccactgaggAGATCACGCTGGCCTTGAAGCGAGAAGCAGCCAAAGACTACGCAGGGGCCCTCTGTGGCTACCGCAATGGGGTGGACATCCTGCTGAAGGGGGTGCAAG GAGACCCCGATCCTGCCCGCCGGGAAGCGGTGAAAAAGAAGACAGCCGAGTATCTACATCGGGCCGAAGAGCTGGTCCAGCTGCATCTGACCCATCTTCAGCCATGA
- the SNX15 gene encoding sorting nexin-15 isoform X1 yields the protein MACRVKDEYQRHYTVTEPRSHPKGYTEYKVTAKFVSKTKPEDVKEVTLLNPSAHAGEGCQERVERNPYPSIRVLKEREQRILGGSPLQITVWKRYSDFKKLHGDLSYIHRNLFRRMEEFPAFPKAQVFGRFEPEVIEERRKAAEAMLRFTVHIPALNNSPQLKEFFRVHGGGEVKRPLEACDLRILPPPLIPVPQEGTDAGDDARRSVAELGRPSLEPEGEPEPHRREQTEPQSPVPRGAVGVAGEEHNREDEGEETGDPALAAKSEEDLDLLFASVGEEEKESGSPLRGPLSDQDLALFDPFIKEEQCSASLSQGATLALGSELLPGQDIELAADALWDLQISQPAEQEAIQGLDPGGYLAVATEEITLALKREAAKDYAGALCGYRNGVDILLKGVQGDPDPARREAVKKKTAEYLHRAEELVQLHLTHLQP from the exons ATGGCCTGCAGGGTGAAGGATGAGTACCAGCGGCATTACACGGTCACGGAGCCGAGGAGCCACCCCAAGGGCTACACCGAGTATAAAGTGACAGCCAAG TTTGTTTCGAAGACGAAACCGGAGGATGTCAAGGAGGTGACTCTTTTAAACCCATCTGCTCATGCTGGGGAGGGGTGCCAAGAAAGGGTGGAAAGGAATCCATATCCATCCATCCGTGTCCTCAAAGAGAGGGAGCAAAGAATTCTGGGGGGGTCTCCACTCCAG ATCACTGTCTGGAAACGGTACAGTGACTTCAAGAAGCTGCATGGGGACCTGTCCTACATCCACCGCAACCTCTTCCGGCGCATGGAGGAGTTCCCCGCCTTCCCCAAAGCCCAGGTCTTCG GCCGCTTTGAGCCCGAGGTGATCGAGGAGCGCAGGAAAGCAGCTGAGGCCATGCTGAGGTTCACGGTGCACATTCCTGCGCTGAACAACAGCCCCCAGCTCAAGGAGTTCTTCAGGGTACATGGG ggaggggaggtAAAGAGGCCCCTGGAGGCCTGTGACCTACGCATCCTGCCACCCCCTCTGATCCCAGTGCCACAGGAGGGCACAGATGCTGGGGATGATGCTCGgagatctgtggcagagctgggacgtCCGAGCCTGGAGCCTGAGGGGGAGCCAGAACCGCACCGAAGGGAGCAGACGGAGCCACAGAGCCCAGTGCCCCGGGGAGCTGTGGGAGTAGCAGGGGAGGAGCATAACAGGGAAGACGAAGGAGAGGAGACAG GGGACCCTGCACTGGCTGCTAAATCAGAGGAGGACCTGGACCTGCTCTTTGcctctgtgggggaggaggagaaggagagcgGGTCGCCTCTCCGCGGCCCCCTGTCTGACCAGGACTTGGCCCTCTTTGACCCATTCATCAAGGAAG AGCAATGCTCAGCCAGCCTTTCCCAGGGGGCCACGTTGGCCCTGGGATCAGAGCTGCTCCCCGGCCAGGACATTGAGCTGGCGGCTGATGCCCTGTGGGACCTGCAGATCTCTCAGCCTGCGGAGCAGGAGGCAATACAGGGACTGGACCCTGGAGGctacctggcagtggccactgaggAGATCACGCTGGCCTTGAAGCGAGAAGCAGCCAAAGACTACGCAGGGGCCCTCTGTGGCTACCGCAATGGGGTGGACATCCTGCTGAAGGGGGTGCAAG GAGACCCCGATCCTGCCCGCCGGGAAGCGGTGAAAAAGAAGACAGCCGAGTATCTACATCGGGCCGAAGAGCTGGTCCAGCTGCATCTGACCCATCTTCAGCCATGA
- the SNX15 gene encoding sorting nexin-15 isoform X4 → MACRVKDEYQRHYTVTEPRSHPKGYTEYKVTAKFVSKTKPEDVKEITVWKRYSDFKKLHGDLSYIHRNLFRRMEEFPAFPKAQVFGRFEPEVIEERRKAAEAMLRFTVHIPALNNSPQLKEFFRGGEVKRPLEACDLRILPPPLIPVPQEGTDAGDDARRSVAELGRPSLEPEGEPEPHRREQTEPQSPVPRGAVGVAGEEHNREDEGEETGDPALAAKSEEDLDLLFASVGEEEKESGSPLRGPLSDQDLALFDPFIKEEQCSASLSQGATLALGSELLPGQDIELAADALWDLQISQPAEQEAIQGLDPGGYLAVATEEITLALKREAAKDYAGALCGYRNGVDILLKGVQGDPDPARREAVKKKTAEYLHRAEELVQLHLTHLQP, encoded by the exons ATGGCCTGCAGGGTGAAGGATGAGTACCAGCGGCATTACACGGTCACGGAGCCGAGGAGCCACCCCAAGGGCTACACCGAGTATAAAGTGACAGCCAAG TTTGTTTCGAAGACGAAACCGGAGGATGTCAAGGAG ATCACTGTCTGGAAACGGTACAGTGACTTCAAGAAGCTGCATGGGGACCTGTCCTACATCCACCGCAACCTCTTCCGGCGCATGGAGGAGTTCCCCGCCTTCCCCAAAGCCCAGGTCTTCG GCCGCTTTGAGCCCGAGGTGATCGAGGAGCGCAGGAAAGCAGCTGAGGCCATGCTGAGGTTCACGGTGCACATTCCTGCGCTGAACAACAGCCCCCAGCTCAAGGAGTTCTTCAGG ggaggggaggtAAAGAGGCCCCTGGAGGCCTGTGACCTACGCATCCTGCCACCCCCTCTGATCCCAGTGCCACAGGAGGGCACAGATGCTGGGGATGATGCTCGgagatctgtggcagagctgggacgtCCGAGCCTGGAGCCTGAGGGGGAGCCAGAACCGCACCGAAGGGAGCAGACGGAGCCACAGAGCCCAGTGCCCCGGGGAGCTGTGGGAGTAGCAGGGGAGGAGCATAACAGGGAAGACGAAGGAGAGGAGACAG GGGACCCTGCACTGGCTGCTAAATCAGAGGAGGACCTGGACCTGCTCTTTGcctctgtgggggaggaggagaaggagagcgGGTCGCCTCTCCGCGGCCCCCTGTCTGACCAGGACTTGGCCCTCTTTGACCCATTCATCAAGGAAG AGCAATGCTCAGCCAGCCTTTCCCAGGGGGCCACGTTGGCCCTGGGATCAGAGCTGCTCCCCGGCCAGGACATTGAGCTGGCGGCTGATGCCCTGTGGGACCTGCAGATCTCTCAGCCTGCGGAGCAGGAGGCAATACAGGGACTGGACCCTGGAGGctacctggcagtggccactgaggAGATCACGCTGGCCTTGAAGCGAGAAGCAGCCAAAGACTACGCAGGGGCCCTCTGTGGCTACCGCAATGGGGTGGACATCCTGCTGAAGGGGGTGCAAG GAGACCCCGATCCTGCCCGCCGGGAAGCGGTGAAAAAGAAGACAGCCGAGTATCTACATCGGGCCGAAGAGCTGGTCCAGCTGCATCTGACCCATCTTCAGCCATGA
- the SNX15 gene encoding sorting nexin-15 isoform X2 → MACRVKDEYQRHYTVTEPRSHPKGYTEYKVTAKFVSKTKPEDVKEVTLLNPSAHAGEGCQERVERNPYPSIRVLKEREQRILGGSPLQITVWKRYSDFKKLHGDLSYIHRNLFRRMEEFPAFPKAQVFGRFEPEVIEERRKAAEAMLRFTVHIPALNNSPQLKEFFRGGEVKRPLEACDLRILPPPLIPVPQEGTDAGDDARRSVAELGRPSLEPEGEPEPHRREQTEPQSPVPRGAVGVAGEEHNREDEGEETGDPALAAKSEEDLDLLFASVGEEEKESGSPLRGPLSDQDLALFDPFIKEEQCSASLSQGATLALGSELLPGQDIELAADALWDLQISQPAEQEAIQGLDPGGYLAVATEEITLALKREAAKDYAGALCGYRNGVDILLKGVQGDPDPARREAVKKKTAEYLHRAEELVQLHLTHLQP, encoded by the exons ATGGCCTGCAGGGTGAAGGATGAGTACCAGCGGCATTACACGGTCACGGAGCCGAGGAGCCACCCCAAGGGCTACACCGAGTATAAAGTGACAGCCAAG TTTGTTTCGAAGACGAAACCGGAGGATGTCAAGGAGGTGACTCTTTTAAACCCATCTGCTCATGCTGGGGAGGGGTGCCAAGAAAGGGTGGAAAGGAATCCATATCCATCCATCCGTGTCCTCAAAGAGAGGGAGCAAAGAATTCTGGGGGGGTCTCCACTCCAG ATCACTGTCTGGAAACGGTACAGTGACTTCAAGAAGCTGCATGGGGACCTGTCCTACATCCACCGCAACCTCTTCCGGCGCATGGAGGAGTTCCCCGCCTTCCCCAAAGCCCAGGTCTTCG GCCGCTTTGAGCCCGAGGTGATCGAGGAGCGCAGGAAAGCAGCTGAGGCCATGCTGAGGTTCACGGTGCACATTCCTGCGCTGAACAACAGCCCCCAGCTCAAGGAGTTCTTCAGG ggaggggaggtAAAGAGGCCCCTGGAGGCCTGTGACCTACGCATCCTGCCACCCCCTCTGATCCCAGTGCCACAGGAGGGCACAGATGCTGGGGATGATGCTCGgagatctgtggcagagctgggacgtCCGAGCCTGGAGCCTGAGGGGGAGCCAGAACCGCACCGAAGGGAGCAGACGGAGCCACAGAGCCCAGTGCCCCGGGGAGCTGTGGGAGTAGCAGGGGAGGAGCATAACAGGGAAGACGAAGGAGAGGAGACAG GGGACCCTGCACTGGCTGCTAAATCAGAGGAGGACCTGGACCTGCTCTTTGcctctgtgggggaggaggagaaggagagcgGGTCGCCTCTCCGCGGCCCCCTGTCTGACCAGGACTTGGCCCTCTTTGACCCATTCATCAAGGAAG AGCAATGCTCAGCCAGCCTTTCCCAGGGGGCCACGTTGGCCCTGGGATCAGAGCTGCTCCCCGGCCAGGACATTGAGCTGGCGGCTGATGCCCTGTGGGACCTGCAGATCTCTCAGCCTGCGGAGCAGGAGGCAATACAGGGACTGGACCCTGGAGGctacctggcagtggccactgaggAGATCACGCTGGCCTTGAAGCGAGAAGCAGCCAAAGACTACGCAGGGGCCCTCTGTGGCTACCGCAATGGGGTGGACATCCTGCTGAAGGGGGTGCAAG GAGACCCCGATCCTGCCCGCCGGGAAGCGGTGAAAAAGAAGACAGCCGAGTATCTACATCGGGCCGAAGAGCTGGTCCAGCTGCATCTGACCCATCTTCAGCCATGA
- the LOC140914344 gene encoding RNA-binding protein 4.1-like, translated as MVKIFVGGVSPSVTVDELKKLFEQYGQVNECDILKNFAFVHMEKEDEAHKAISELHKQEFYGAHLTVEYATSKIRNATKIYVGNVSSKATTAQIKELFEKFGKVVECDIVKNYAFVHMAKEREAMDAILNLNDMPLEDQKIFVTLSKSNNSLKTTKGTSVPPPTPPSYYFPRGRIPPPPPPYTHYAPRSWYDREYYDRYAYELYDRAMTARTAYERALPPPPSTPTAYRERSPVGRRTTAVVAQYTDPYAAAAAAQTYSQVYNQTGYAAVAAAAAAAATYSQYTMGATYSAGEYYEKYSNGYATQYAQTY; from the coding sequence ATGGTGAAGATCTTCGTGGGAGGGGTCTCCCCTTCTGTCACAGTGGATGAGCTGAAGAAGCTCTTTGAGCAGTATGGACAGGTGAATGAGTGTGACATCCTGAAAAATTTCGCCTTTGTGCACATGGAGAAGGAGGACGAGGCCCACAAGGCCATCAGCGAGCTGCACAAGCAGGAGTTCTACGGGGCCCACCTGACGGTGGAGTACGCCACCTCCAAGATCCGTAACGCCACCAAGATCTATGTGGGCAATGTGTCCAGCAAGGCCACGACAGCACAGATCAAGGAGCTCTTTGAGAAGTTTGGCAAGGTGGTGGAGTGCGACATTGTAAAGAACTATGCCTTTGTCCACATGGCCAAGGAGAGGGAAGCCATGGATGCCATCTTGAACCTCAACGACATGCCTCTGGAGGACCAAAAGATCTTTGTAACGCTGTCCAAGAGCAACAACTCACTCAAGACAACCAAGGGGACCTCTGTGCCACCTCCAACCCCCCCCAGCTACTACTTTCCCAGGGGGCGCATCCCCCCGCCACCACCTCCGTATACCCACTATGCGCCCCGATCTTGGTATGACCGGGAATATTACGACCGCTATGCCTATGAGCTCTACGACCGGGCTATGACTGCCAGGACAGCATACGAGAGGGCCCTGCCACCTCCGCCCTCTACCCCCACCGCATACAGAGAGAGGAGCCCTGTGGGCAGGCGGACGACCGCTGTGGTGGCCCAATATACTGATCCCTACGCTGCCGCAGCTGCCGCCCAGACATACAGCCAAGTGTACAACCAAACGGGTTATGCAGCAGTGGCGGCTGCAGCCGCAGCAGCAGCTACCTACTCCCAGTACACCATGGGTGCCACCTACAGTGCAGGGGAGTACTATGAGAAATACAGCAACGGCTATGCCACTCAATATGCCCAGACGTACTAA
- the ARL2 gene encoding ADP-ribosylation factor-like protein 2: MCPMGISVTVIGGDGTQWALVREQRVPGGAEEASGLLVMGLLTILKKMRQKERELRLLMLGLDNAGKTTILKKFNGEDIDTISPTLGFNIKTLEHRGFKLNIWDVGGQTSLRSYWRNYFESTDGLIWVVDSADQQRLQVCKQELQSLLVEERLAGATLLIFANKQDLPGALSSNAIREALELDSIKSHHWCIQACSAFTGENLLTGIDWLLDDISSRIFTAD; the protein is encoded by the exons ATGTGCCCAATGGGGATCAGCGTCACGGTGATTGGCGGCGACGGGACCCAATGGGCGCTGGTCCGTGAGCAGCGGGTGCCGGGCGGGGCGGAAGAGGCGTCTGGACTGCTGGTGATGGGGCTGCTGACTATTCTGAAGAAGATGCGACAGAAGGAGCGGGAGCTGCGGCTACTTATGCT TGGCCTGGACAACGCTGGCAAAACCACCATCCTGAAGAAGTTCAATGGGGAGGATATCGACACCATCTCACCCACACTGGGCTTCAACATCAAAACCCTGGAGCACCGGGG GTTCAAGCTGAACATTTGGGATGTGGGCGGACAGACATCCCTGCGCTCCTACTGGCGCAACTACTTTGAGAGCACTGACGGTCTCATCTGGGTGGTGGACAGCGCTGACCAGCAGCGCCTGCAAGTCTGCAAGCAGGAGTTGCAGAGCCTCCTGGTGGAAGAG CGCCTGGCTGGAGCTACCCTGCTCATCTTCGCCAACAAACAGGACCTGCCGGGGGCACTGTCCTCCAATGCCATCCGTGAG GCCTTGGAACTAGACAGCATCAAAAGCCACCACTGGTGCATCCAGGCCTGCAGTGCCTTCACTGGGGAGAACCTGCTGACGGGGATTGACTGGCTCCTGGATGATATTTCCAGCCGGATCTTCACTGCGGACTGA
- the SAC3D1 gene encoding SAC3 domain-containing protein 1 yields the protein MGGADEFPVGTCPGMCPLGELAQRERQGRLHRLELREGTRQGDPARVVKEYSRPAAGKELPQPQELRPAPVLLATVHYLLGQVAPRADLPPAEVHAFISDRLRAVHQDATLQQLRGAPCVALLERSLGYLLHAGYQLCREPPARFDPHLHCTQLQECFSWLRRCYRDSCHHGEPAFQALFLLYNLGFPEALRQVLQLPDPVRASPELRTALAVNQAYLERNWARFFRLVQALPYLPICALHRHLGPARRLALLTFSHGFSTRNCRCPLTWLARLLAVDGPEEMAELCRHHGLMVLDGAVVFQKGAFRDPDVLVHSPSQLLVDSKRGEAPLLEIIEDACS from the exons ATGGGGGGTGCAGATGAGTTCCCAGTGGGCACATGCCCTGGGATGTGCCCGCTGGGTGAGCTGGCACAGCGGGAGCGCCAGGGCCGCTTGCACCGgctggagctgagggaggggacgCGGCAGGGTGACCCTGCCCGTGTGGTGAAGGAGTATTCCCGTCCAGCTGCAGGCAAGGAGttgccccagccccaggagctgcGCCCTGCCCCAGTGCTGCTGGCCACTGTGCACTATCTGCTGGGCCAGGTGGCTCCGCGAGCCGACCTGCCCCCAGCTGAGGTTCATGCTTTCATCTCCGACCGGTTGCGTGCTGTGCACCAGGATGCCACGCTGCAGCAGCTGCGAGGGGCTCCATGCGTGGCCCTGCTGGAGCGATCACTGGGCTACCTGCTCCATGCCGGCTACCAGCTGTGCCGGGAACCCCCTGCCCGCTTCgacccccacctccactgcacccagctccaggaGTGCTTCAGCTGGCTGCGGCGCTGTTACCGGGACAGCTGTCACCACGGGGAGCCGGCCTTCCAGGCCCTTTTCCTCCTCTACAACCTGG GCTTTCCGGAAGCCCTGCGCCAggtcctgcagctcccagacCCTGTCCGGGCCTCCCCCGAACTCCGCACAGCGCTGGCTGTCAACCAGGCTTACCTGGAGCGCAACTGGGCACGGTTTTTCCGCCTGGTGCAGGCCCTGCCCTACCTGCCGATTTGCGCCCTCCATCGGCACCTGGGCCCTGCCCGGCGCCTGGCACTGCTCACCTTTAGCCACGGCTTCAGTACCAGGAACTGTCGCTGCCCCCTGACCTGGCTCGCCCGGCTTCTGGCAGTGGACGGTCCTGAGGAGATGGCAGAGCTTTGCCGCCATCATGGGCTCATGGTGCTGGATGGAGCCGTGGTCTTCCAGAAAGGAGCTTTCAGGGACCCAGACGTGCTGGTCCACAGCCCCTCGCAGCTGCTAGTGGACAGTAAACGAGGGGAGGCCCCCCTGCTGGAGATCATTGAAGATGCTTGTAGCTAA